In Candidatus Paceibacterota bacterium, the following proteins share a genomic window:
- a CDS encoding GatB/YqeY domain-containing protein, whose product MSIHKIIKDGIKEAMLKKDVLRLTVLRGVSSAFTNEIIAKDIKGDELGDEEALAVIRRLVKQRKDSIEQFTKGGRPELAKAEEAEMKILEAFLPQMMSEDEVRKVVEAKIASAGNVDKTKIGQFIGSVMKELKGKADGAVVKKVVEELVK is encoded by the coding sequence ATGAGTATACATAAAATAATTAAAGACGGAATAAAAGAAGCGATGTTGAAAAAAGATGTATTAAGGCTTACGGTGCTTCGCGGAGTATCTTCTGCCTTTACAAACGAAATAATCGCAAAAGACATAAAAGGAGATGAATTGGGAGATGAAGAAGCTCTTGCAGTTATACGAAGACTCGTAAAACAGAGAAAAGACTCTATCGAACAATTTACAAAAGGTGGCAGACCAGAGCTTGCAAAAGCTGAAGAAGCCGAGATGAAAATACTTGAAGCTTTCTTGCCACAAATGATGAGTGAGGATGAAGTGAGAAAAGTTGTGGAAGCGAAAATCGCTTCTGCCGGAAATGTGGATAAAACAAAAATCGGACAATTTATCGGCTCCGTGATGAAAGAACTTAAGGGGAAGGCGGATGGAGCAGTGGTGAAAAAGGTTGTTGAGGAATTGGTGAAATAA